One part of the Desulfovibrio sp. genome encodes these proteins:
- a CDS encoding barstar family protein, which produces MREKFIIDGARFDTIEGFFCEVDEVFTKDLTFRTGHNLDAYNDILRGGFGRHERGEPIAILWKNAAKSRSDFGYPATAKYCEDKLKRCHPLNRDIVKKQIIDALNEIGPTLMDEIIEITLYDKRSGHDCTLEFEE; this is translated from the coding sequence ATGCGAGAAAAATTTATAATTGATGGTGCACGGTTTGACACCATTGAGGGCTTCTTCTGCGAGGTGGATGAGGTCTTCACAAAGGATCTTACTTTTAGGACAGGGCACAACTTGGATGCCTACAACGACATTCTGCGCGGTGGATTTGGTCGCCATGAACGGGGTGAGCCGATTGCAATCCTTTGGAAAAATGCAGCCAAAAGCCGCTCAGACTTCGGTTATCCAGCAACAGCAAAATACTGTGAAGATAAATTGAAGCGTTGCCATCCGTTGAATCGAGATATCGTAAAAAAGCAAATAATTGACGCACTGAATGAGATTGGCCCTACGCTCATGGACGAAATTATTGAAATTACCCTTTACGATAAAAGGTCAGGCCACGACTGCACTTTGGAATTCGAGGAATAA
- a CDS encoding McrC family protein, producing the protein MTRCTVYEFDALVAERPGDVAIAGLQPVPEKVFDWLAGEALRFAELGGATWLRLAQAHGRPAVKVNSFVGVVCAPCGYQIEVLPKVAKAMGGDAEARTLLIDMLSCLGEFRHIQTASAHLALTNMPLLEIFIGEFLHAVERIVKRGLQSDYRQEQENRFALRGKLQMASHLRQNLCRRDRFFTEADGFSSNRPENRLLHAALRRVLVWTTSQSNHQLARELGFVFAEVPASVDPVVDFTLVRHDRCMVHYEAALAWARLILREESPLTGDGQHRAPSLLFPMEKVFEAFVAMHLAVQLKPAFHLREQVQNQHLVRHLEQGWFRLKPDLLVRESKKNRLVLDTKWKLIDSSQGNSDKKYGLAQSDFYQPNAYGQNYLEGQGSVVLIYPKTDALDQALPKFEFINPTGLCLWVLPFCLEKKRLLLPPCGSLNEFFSLGTLEE; encoded by the coding sequence ATGACAAGATGCACGGTTTATGAATTTGACGCATTGGTAGCCGAGCGGCCCGGCGATGTTGCGATTGCCGGGCTGCAACCTGTGCCGGAAAAGGTGTTTGACTGGCTGGCAGGCGAGGCGTTGCGCTTTGCCGAGCTGGGCGGGGCTACTTGGCTGCGTCTTGCTCAGGCGCACGGGCGGCCTGCGGTAAAGGTCAACAGCTTTGTTGGCGTTGTTTGCGCCCCTTGCGGGTATCAGATTGAGGTGCTGCCCAAGGTCGCCAAGGCCATGGGCGGCGATGCCGAGGCCCGCACCCTGCTTATCGACATGCTGAGTTGCCTTGGGGAGTTTCGTCATATCCAGACTGCCAGCGCCCATCTGGCCCTCACCAACATGCCCCTGCTGGAGATATTTATTGGCGAATTTTTGCACGCTGTTGAGCGCATTGTAAAACGCGGTTTGCAGAGCGATTACAGGCAGGAGCAGGAGAACCGCTTTGCCTTGCGGGGCAAGCTGCAAATGGCTTCGCACTTGCGCCAGAATCTGTGTCGGCGCGACCGTTTTTTTACTGAGGCAGACGGATTTTCTTCCAACCGGCCTGAAAACCGCTTGCTGCATGCCGCGCTTCGGCGGGTTCTCGTCTGGACAACCTCGCAGAGTAATCATCAGCTGGCGCGGGAGCTGGGTTTTGTTTTTGCCGAAGTGCCAGCATCCGTTGATCCTGTGGTGGATTTTACCCTTGTGCGACACGATCGCTGCATGGTGCATTACGAGGCGGCTCTGGCCTGGGCGCGTTTGATCTTGCGCGAAGAATCCCCGCTTACGGGCGATGGTCAACATCGTGCACCGTCTTTGCTATTCCCCATGGAAAAGGTGTTTGAAGCATTTGTTGCCATGCATCTTGCCGTGCAGCTCAAGCCTGCCTTTCATTTGCGAGAACAGGTGCAGAATCAGCATCTGGTCAGGCATCTTGAACAGGGTTGGTTTCGGCTCAAACCTGATTTGCTCGTGCGGGAATCAAAGAAAAATCGTCTGGTTTTAGATACAAAGTGGAAGCTGATTGATTCTAGTCAGGGGAACAGTGATAAAAAATACGGTTTGGCTCAGTCTGATTTTTATCAGCCAAACGCCTATGGTCAGAATTATCTGGAAGGCCAGGGCAGTGTGGTGCTGATTTATCCAAAGACGGATGCGCTTGATCAGGCACTGCCAAAGTTTGAGTTTATCAATCCGACTGGCCTGTGCCTTTGGGTTTTGCCCTTTTGCCTGGAGAAGAAGCGCTTGCTGCTGCCTCCATGCGGCAGCCTTAATGAGTTCTTTTCACTAGGCACACTGGAGGAGTGA
- a CDS encoding endonuclease: protein MDLKKIALSLSLLLLLPALSLAGGNTTNDSFSHSKKMLSQVYADHRVTFYCGATYDAQGNVTLPDGFVTPKHEKRADKIEWEHALPAENFGQTFAEWRDGSPQCVDNRGKEFRGRKCAEKVNPEYRLMQADMYNLYPAIGAVNAMRSNFNYAMLAGEKPTFGACDMKISGNKAEPPARARGQIARTYFYMQDSYSRYHMSRQQEQLMQAWDRQYPVDAWECTRVKRIEKLQGNENKFVKGPCQAAGLW, encoded by the coding sequence ATGGATCTGAAAAAAATCGCACTCTCCCTTAGCTTGCTACTCCTTCTCCCGGCCCTCTCTCTTGCCGGGGGCAATACGACTAACGACAGTTTCTCGCACTCAAAGAAGATGTTGTCGCAGGTCTACGCCGACCACCGCGTTACATTTTATTGCGGCGCGACATACGACGCCCAGGGCAACGTGACGCTGCCGGACGGGTTCGTGACGCCCAAACATGAAAAGCGTGCGGACAAAATCGAATGGGAACACGCCCTACCAGCCGAAAATTTCGGTCAGACCTTTGCGGAATGGCGCGATGGCTCTCCCCAATGCGTGGACAACCGGGGCAAAGAGTTTCGTGGCCGCAAGTGCGCCGAAAAGGTCAACCCAGAATACCGCCTGATGCAGGCTGATATGTACAACCTGTATCCGGCCATTGGCGCCGTCAACGCCATGCGGTCAAATTTCAACTACGCCATGCTTGCCGGGGAGAAACCTACATTCGGGGCGTGCGACATGAAGATTAGCGGCAACAAGGCCGAGCCCCCGGCGCGCGCCCGTGGACAGATCGCCAGAACATATTTCTACATGCAGGATTCCTATTCGCGCTACCACATGAGCCGCCAGCAAGAGCAGCTAATGCAGGCATGGGATCGTCAGTACCCGGTGGACGCCTGGGAATGTACCCGCGTGAAACGCATTGAGAAGCTTCAGGGGAACGAGAACAAGTTTGTGAAGGGGCCCTGCCAGGCGGCGGGGCTGTGGTGA